One genomic window of Malaciobacter molluscorum LMG 25693 includes the following:
- a CDS encoding TRAP transporter substrate-binding protein, with translation MTKIMKGIVSSAVVASALFFTGCGDNKGDSQETKASADNSKKTYVLKFSHVVSANTPKGKAADYFEKRLEELSNGQIDVQVYPSSQLYKDNAVLKALKLDSVQMAAPSFSKFGKIVPQLALFDLPFLFKDIDHLHRVQDGEVGKELKSMVTEKGYKALSFWDNNFKQFTSSKKPILMPSDAEGQKFRIMSSKVLEEQFKAVGASPQMMPFSEVYSALQQGVIDAAENPISNIYTKKFHEVQKYLTISNHGYLGYLVVMSEKFWNSLTPELQKDVEQAMKEATQKEREYANELDKEQFDLIKKYAKETGKLEIFTLNDEQRKAWKEATSKIYPDFYDKDVIGKDLIEKTLATE, from the coding sequence ATGACAAAAATTATGAAAGGTATAGTATCTAGTGCTGTAGTTGCTTCAGCATTATTTTTTACTGGTTGTGGTGACAATAAAGGTGACTCACAAGAAACTAAAGCTTCAGCTGACAATAGTAAAAAAACTTATGTACTTAAGTTTTCTCATGTTGTAAGTGCTAACACACCAAAAGGTAAAGCAGCAGATTATTTTGAAAAAAGATTAGAAGAACTTTCAAATGGACAAATTGATGTTCAAGTTTATCCTTCTTCTCAATTATATAAAGATAATGCTGTATTAAAAGCTTTAAAATTAGACTCAGTTCAAATGGCAGCACCAAGTTTTTCTAAATTTGGTAAGATTGTTCCTCAATTAGCTTTATTTGATCTTCCATTTTTATTTAAAGATATAGATCATTTACATAGAGTTCAAGATGGAGAAGTTGGTAAAGAATTAAAATCTATGGTAACAGAAAAAGGATATAAAGCCTTATCATTTTGGGATAATAACTTTAAACAATTTACATCATCAAAAAAACCTATCTTAATGCCTTCAGATGCAGAAGGTCAAAAATTTAGAATTATGTCATCAAAAGTACTTGAAGAGCAATTTAAAGCAGTAGGAGCAAGTCCACAAATGATGCCTTTCTCTGAGGTTTATTCTGCATTACAACAAGGTGTAATTGATGCAGCAGAAAATCCAATTTCAAATATTTATACTAAAAAATTCCATGAAGTACAAAAATATTTAACTATTTCAAATCATGGTTATTTAGGTTACTTAGTTGTAATGAGTGAAAAATTCTGGAATTCTTTAACTCCTGAATTACAAAAAGATGTAGAACAAGCGATGAAAGAAGCTACTCAAAAAGAAAGAGAATATGCAAATGAATTAGATAAAGAGCAATTTGACTTAATCAAAAAATATGCAAAAGAGACTGGAAAATTAGAAATCTTTACACTTAATGATGAGCAAAGAAAAGCTTGGAAAGAAGCTACAAGTAAAATCTACCCAGACTTTTATGATAAAGATGTAATTGGTAAAGATTTAATTGAGAAAACTCTAGCAACGGAATAA
- a CDS encoding TRAP transporter small permease gives MSIFRIISKIIGHINQKIAVVGITAGVVVAFVNVVARYLFDASFTWASELSISLFLWSVFFAAAYCFKKDAHIAVTIVLDAMPSRIAKVMLIISHLVTFIFLCAVAFFGYKYLLLVIDLDERSIDLWNMPMWIIYLVIPISFSFGAYRVAERIHGILSTSHEKIVKESEAEHVLAEMGMNSKEYKDNENLQNLSKMVKEVEKKTGGML, from the coding sequence ATGTCAATTTTCAGAATTATAAGTAAAATAATTGGACATATAAATCAAAAAATCGCAGTAGTGGGAATCACTGCTGGGGTTGTTGTTGCTTTTGTAAATGTTGTAGCAAGGTATTTATTTGATGCATCATTTACATGGGCAAGTGAATTGTCTATATCTTTATTTTTATGGAGTGTTTTCTTTGCAGCAGCATATTGCTTTAAAAAAGATGCCCATATTGCAGTTACAATAGTGCTTGATGCAATGCCATCAAGAATAGCAAAAGTAATGTTAATTATATCTCATCTTGTAACTTTTATTTTTTTATGTGCAGTTGCATTTTTTGGATATAAATACTTACTTTTAGTAATTGATTTAGATGAAAGGTCTATTGATCTTTGGAATATGCCAATGTGGATTATTTACTTAGTTATACCTATTTCATTCTCTTTTGGAGCATACAGAGTTGCAGAAAGAATTCATGGTATTTTAAGTACAAGTCATGAAAAAATAGTAAAAGAGTCTGAAGCAGAACATGTTTTAGCAGAAATGGGAATGAATTCAAAAGAGTATAAGGATAATGAGAATTTGCAAAATTTAAGTAAAATGGTTAAAGAAGTAGAGAAAAAAACAGGAGGAATGCTATGA